The nucleotide window GGCGGAGCTCAAACACCACGATCCAAAGCTGGTCAGATCGATAAAGCCCGACGAGATACCGGAGCCTGAGAAGCTCGGTGAGCTCAAGGAAAGGATCGAGTCTATGGAGGAGGAGATACGCTCCCTTGAGCCCGTGAACATGAAGGCCATCGAGGACTTCGAGGTCGTGGAGAGGCGCTATCTCGAACTTAGCAGCAAGCGCGAGCAGGTTTTAGCGGAGAAGGAGAGCATAGAGGAGTTCATAGCCGAGATCGAGGGGCAGAAGAGGGAGGTTTTCATGAGAACCCTGGAGGCAATAGCGAAGAACTTCTCGGAGCTGTTCGCCAAGCTCTCGCCGGGCGGGAGCGCGAGGCTCATACTCGAGAACCCGGAGGATCCGTTCTCGGGGGGCCTGGAGATAGAGGCCAAGCCCGCTGGGAAGGACGTCAAGAGGATCGAGGCGATGAGCGGCGGCGAGAAGGCCTTAACTGCCTTGGCTTTCGTCTTCGCAATCCAGCGCTACAAGCCGGCCCCGTTCTACCTCTTCGACGAGATCGACGCCCACCTCGACGACGCGAACGTCAAGCGCGTTGCGGACCTTATCAAGGAATCCTCCCAGTCGAGCCAGTTCATAGTCATAACCCTGAGGGACGTCATGATGGCCAACGCCGACAAGATCATCGGCGTCAGCATGAGGAACGGAATAAGCAGGGTCGTGTCGCTCAGCCTTGAGAAGGCCATGAAGATACTCGAAGAGGCCAGGAGAAGGAGCGACGAGGAGCACAGGGAAATGTTCGGCCATCTGGAGGGCTGAGGATGTTTGATGAAGAGGAATACAGACGATGGATGGACCAGGCTGAATACACACTCAGGAGTGCGGAGAACGATATGAGGGCGGGCTTCTACTCGTGGGCGTGCTTCAAAGCACAGCAGGCAGGGGAATACGCGGTTAAGGCCCTTCTTTACGGGATGGGCGTGATGGCTTACGGGCACTCAATAAAAAAGCTCCTCGATGTGTTATCGCAAAAAATAGAGGTTCCCAGCGAACTGTTCAACAGGGCAAGGCTACTTGACAGGCATTACATACCCCCCAGATATCCGGATGCGTACATAGAGGGTTCTCCTTACGAGTACTACGGCGAGAATGACGCCAGAGAGGCAATAAATTCGGCTAGGGAGATAATAGAGTTCATCAGGAGGATTGCACATGAGAAGATTGAAAAATCCTGAGAAAATACCATACTGGGAGGAAATTCAGCGATACGTCCAGGACGTTGTTAGGGCCATTAATCCAAAGTTAATTCTCCTGTACGGCTCAATATCCAGGGGAACCTTTGGAATTGGAAGCGACGTTGACCTGCTCATAATCGCGGATAATCTGCCCAAAAACCCAAACGAACGACTCAAACTGCTCTATTCCCTTGACAGGACAAAAGCACCACTCGACCCCAAAGCTTACACTCCCTCTGAGGCTTTAAAAATGCTCAGAAAAGGACACCCCCTCCTCATGGATGCACTGGAAGACGGGATAATCCTTTACGCAGACGAGGACTACTTCCGGGAACTCGTGAAGGCATTTCAGCTGGCGAAGAGAAGATACCAGCGCTTTGAGAGAGGTTGGATTAGGATGGAGGGCTGAGGATGGAATCGAGGTTTGAAACCGAGATAACTCCCGTGGATATACTGCTCCAGCTGGTCAAAATGGGAAAAGTCGACCCCTGGAACATAGACATAGTGGACCTGACCGAGAAGTACATAAAGATGCTGCGCGAGATGAGGGAGCTCGACCTCAGGGTTTCCGCGAGGGCCATTTTAGCGGCTTCAATCCTCGTCAGGATGAAGACCGAGGCCCTTCTGAGCGAGGACGAAGAGGAGGAAGAGGAGAAAGGCGAAGAGAGGATCAGGGTGGAGGTTGAGCCCCTCGCACCGCCGATAAGGAGATCGGAGCGCTATTACACCTTCGACGACCTCATAGAGGCCCTCATGGATGCACTCGAGGAAGCGGAGAGAAGAAAGCCGAGGAAGCGGAAGAAGGAGAACATAGAGGAGCAGGTCTTTGTGGTTGATGACTTCCGCGTCGACATTGAGAAGCACGTCCACAGACTGCACGGCATAGTGGTGAAGCTCTACCGCGAAACAGGGAAGCCGATAAGGTTCTGGGACCTCGTCTTCGATCCGAGCCCGAAGATAGTGGCGAGGACCTTCCTCTACCTCCTCTTCCTCTCGAACATGGGGAAGGTAGAGCTCATTCAGGAGGAGCCCTTCGGGGAGATCCTTGTTCTTCCACTCGATCAAGATCGCAGCCGGCCAGCGTGAGGGAAGAGAGAACCTTTTTGGCCTTGTTTTCGCTTATCCTTCCTTCTTCGATCGCCTTCTGGAGGAGGTACTCTATCATGAAGCACTGAGCCGGGAGGAGGGGATTTCTGGTTAGAGCGTAGCTCTGCTCCCTCTTGAACATGAAGTGCCAGTCGAGCTCGGCCAAGAGCACGAAGCCGATGACGGCGAGGGTGTAGGTGACTCCCACGAACTCCCGGAAGCTGAACCTGGAGGCTATCCAGGGAACTGAGTAGAGCTCCTTGGCGAACACGAAGAGGATCATGAAGCTGTTCGCTATGCTGAGGTAGCTCGCGGCCCTCGTTATCTTGAGCTTCCACAGGACGATTCTATCCCGGGCTTTAACGAGGCTTTTTGCCCTCATCATCGTTCTCACCCGAAGGGGCACTCTCAACGCCAGCGATAAAGTTTTCTGACGGTGTTCTCTCCTCTCTCTTCGCGGGCCTCAGCGTTATCGCGAGTAAAGGCTCCTCTCTCCCGATGTAGAGGCTCCGCTTTTCCCTGTTGAGGTAGAAGCAGTAAATGCCGTTCGGAATTTCGGAAAGGAACTTGATTGGGGACGTTTCCCTCGCGAGCCTCTTATCAGGAAAGACGCAGCGGTAGGTCCCATTTAAGCCCTTCACGCGCTCCCGGATTTCATCGAGGTGGAGCCTCTCGCACTCGAGTTTTGCACACACGAGGCTCTTCCTTCCGTCGGTAAAGATTACAACGCGCTCGTTGACCTCGATCCTCCGCGAGCGGTCGAGGAACGACCAGAGCTCCGAGTAGACCCGCTCAAGCTTTCTCCTCTTTGCCAGCCTCTTCACGAGCCTTTCCTCGGCGTGCCTCGTCAGGAGCATAGGCAATCTCTCCAAAGCTTTGAAGGTCACGGATGCACCTACACAGGTACGTACATATGCAGGTTTTGACTAGTGAAAAAGGTATTTAAGTCTTAGAACCTGAGAGGAACCCATGAAGGGAAAAGTTTACCTGCTTGCCTTCGTGGCCCTCGCGCTCATCGACGCGCTCACAACGTGGTTCGGTGTTAGAATGGGCTTTGTCGAAGCCAACGGGATAATAGCCGAAAGACTGAGGAACCCGGTTCTTTTCTTCGGCAGCTACGCCCTCTTTACCGCGCTCGGCGCCGGCGTTATCGTCGTCTCGATCAGGCTGGAAAGGCTCAGCCCCGCTTTCAGGCTTGTGGTGATCGGGATGATCATCCTCAAAGCGGTTCCGGCAGTTAACAACCTCCTTCTCCTCGCGGGGATTTCGAGGTCAAGCGTCCTTCTAACGACTGCGGAGCCGCTGTTAAGAGCCCCATACGCAGCCAATCTGCCATGACTTTTTAAATCCTTTTGTAACTGCTTTCATCCCTTCTAAAGAACGCCAAAAGACAAATTTATGGGCAGGATACGGAGTTATGTGAAGCTCTTCAGCGAGCTCATCAAGTTTTTGAAGAATATTGCGTGTTTCCTCCTCAGACAGCCCCTTAAGGGCCTTTTCAAGGTCTTTGTAGAATCGTTCAGAGACGAGGACTTTCCACATTACCTGATCAGCCCCCGCGCCTTACCCCATCTGGTAAAGTCCCCTGGCCGATACTCCCGAACCTCCACAGCATCATCAACATGAAATTCCTCGTCGTCTTCGGGGATAAGGGCTTCGATAACCTCTTCCAGCACGTCAAGGCGTCTCTCTATTTCCTCTATTCTGTGGAGAATACGTGAGACCTCAACTCTTTCCACACCCCTCACCGAGGGGAAGTAGGGCACGGAGGATATTAACCTTGCTCGGAAAGCTTTTATGGTTGGCCGCCGAAGGGCTCAACATGTCCTATCTCAGAAGGGATTTAATCGAGCCCCGCGTTTACCAGGAGGTCATCTACGCCCGCTGTAAGGAGCGGAACTGCCTCGTCGTCCTGCCAACTGGCTTAGGAAAGACGCTCATAGCGATGCTCATAGCGGATTACAGGCTCTCGAAGTACGGGGGAAAGGTTCTCTTCTTAGCTCCAACCAAACCGCTGGCTATGCAACACGCCGAGAGCTTTAGAAAACTCTTCAACCTTCCGCCCGAGAAGATTAACGTCCTCACGGGTGAGCTTTCCCCGGATAAGCGCGCTGAACTCTGGAGGAAGAGCGTCGTCATTACCGCAACGCCCCAAACAATTGAAAACGACCTCCTAACGGGCAGGATTTCGCTTGAGGACGTCGTCCTGCTCGTCGTCGATGAGGCTCACAGGGCCGTTGGCAACTACGCCTACGTCTTCATAGCGAAGGAGTACCTTAAGACCGCCAAACATCCCCTCGTCCTCGGATTAACTGCATCGCCGGGGAGTGACGAGGAAAAGATTCGCGAGATAGTTGGGAACCTTGGGATAGAGCGCATAGAAATCAGAACCGAGAACTCGCCGGACGTCAAGCCCTACGTCCAGAGGATAGCCTTTGACTGGGTGAAAGTTGAGCTGCCGGGAATCTACAAAGATGTAAGAAAAATCCTGCGCGAGATGCTCAAGGATTCCCTAAAGCCCCTCGCAGATGCCGGGCTCGTGAGCTCCTCTTCACCGGACATCTCGAAGAGGGAGGTCCTTCAGGCGGGCTCGAAGATAAACCAGGCGATGGCCAAGGGCGACTACTCCATCGGCTACCTCAAGAAGCACCAGGCCAAGGCCATGAAGCTCCACCACGCGATTGAACTTTTGGAGACGCAGGGGCTAACGGCCCTCAGGAGCTACCTCAAGAAGCTCCGCGAGGACCGCTCAAAGTCTGGGAGAGAGCTCATGGAAGACCCGCGTATGAGGAAGGTCACTTACCTCCTCGTTCAGGCGAAAGAACTTGGCCTCGACCACCCGAAGATGGAGAAGCTGAAGGAGCTTATCCGGAAACAGCTCCAGAAAAAGCCGGACTCGAAGATAATCGTTTTCACGAACTACCGCGACACTGGGAAGAAGATAGTCGAGGAGCTCCAGGAGATGGGCATCTCGGCAGAGCGCTTCATAGGGCAGGCGAGCAGGGGAAGAGATAGGGGGATGAGTCAGAGGGAGCAGAAGGAAGTCCTGGATAGGTTCTCGCGCGGTGAGTTCAACGTTTTAGTTGCCACGAGCGTCGGCGAGGAGGGGCTGGACGTTCCCGAGGTTGATTTGGTCGTCTTCTACGAGCCCGTGCCTTCAGCAATAAGGAGCATTCAGCGCCGTGGCAGGACCGGAAGGCACAGGCCCGGAAAGGTGGTAATCCTCATGGCCAAGGGGACGCGGGACGAGGCCTACTACTGGAGCTCCCGGAGGAAGGAGAAGGGCATGTTCGAGGCGATAAGGAAAGTCGCGAGGGAATTGGAGAGCCTTGAGAGGGAATCCAAAGGCCGGGAGAGGGTTGAGGTGGGGAAGGGTAAGATAACATCCCTTGACGCGTTTCTAAAGGTTGGCAGGAGCAAGAAGGCCGGGAGTGAGAAGGAGAAAGAACCGGAGAAAAAGGCCGAATCAAAAGCTCCGCAGGTTCAAGATGAGAAAAAAGAGAAAAGCAAGAGCGGGGAAATCCCGGTTAAGCCGATATTCGTGAGGAAGCCGAAGGGGATAGTCGTCTACGTTGACTCGCGCGAGCTGAGGAGCGGAGTGCCGAAGATTCTGAAGGAGCTCGGGGCAGAGATTGAAGTTAAAACCCTTGATGTGGCAGATTACGTCGTCAGCGAGGAGGTGGGAATAGAAAGGAAGAGTGCCAACGACTTCATACAGTCAATAATAGACGGCAGGCTCTTCGACCAGGTTGAGAGGCTCAAGAGGGCCTACGAGAAGCCCGTGATAATCATCGAGGGCGAGCTCTACGGCATCAGGAACGTCCATCCCAACGCGATTAGGGGAGCCATAGCCTCGGTAACCGTTGACTGGGGTGTTCCGGTGCTCTTCTCCTCGGGAAAGGAGGAAACGGCGAGCTTCATCTACCTCTTAGCTAAACGCGAGCAAGAGGAGCGGAAGAAGGAGGTAAGGCTGAGGGGCGAGAAGAAGGCCCTAACCTTAGCTGAGAGACAGCGCCTAATCGTTGAGGGCCTTCCAAACGTTTCCTCGACGCTGGCCAAGCGCCTGCTCAAACATTTTGGCAACGTCGAGCGGGTCTTCACGGCAACCGAGGAGGAGCTCAAGGAGGTCGAGGGGATAGGGCCAAAGAAGGCGAGGGAGATAAGAAAAGTTATAACCGCGCCCTACGTGGAGGACGAGGGGTGAAGAACCGCCCTCAGAACCGGGAGCCTGTCCCGATACCACGTGAGGTTTTCAATGTTGAAGAACCAGGTATCTGCGTTGATGTCGTAGGGGATTCCGGCGCTCCAGAGTGCCGAAGCCATGACCTTTCCGAAATCCTCGTCAGCCTGAATCGGGCACTGAACGCTTTTATCCTTCTTTGAAAACCAGAATGGCCTCCACGCACCCACCCACGTGGGAATTCCCGTCTTTTTCGACCAGGCAAGAGAAGCGTTTATCGCGCTCTCTATGAGCGTCATATTGTAGGTGCAGTGCTTTGGGCCACCCGCGTATATGTGCCACTCGGCGAGGGTGTAGCCGTCGTTGGTAACGTTGAGGTACTTGAGGTAGAAGGGACTTGAGACTCGCGCCGGGGTCACGAAGACGAGCCGGTAGGGGTCGATTTTTCTGATTTCGGCTATCGTCTGGGCGTAAACCTTGTTGAGAACGTCGGGATAGCTCTTTATCGGGCCGCTCGACTCGATGAGGAGGTCGTAGGAGAGGAGGTATGAGGTCCCCCTAAAGTACTCGGCGACGGTCTTCCACCAGAGGACGAAGTGCTCCTGGGCCTTCTCGCTCGTCGGGTCGTTCCTCAGCTCCGGTGCCGTGTAAGTGATGATTGGAATAAGGCCAGCGCTGAGGGTGTCGTTGACTATCTCGCCGAGCTGTATCAGAGCAGTTCTGTTGTTCACGACGTCAGCTTCCACCCTTATCCGGACGTTGGAGAAGCCAGCTTTCTTGAAGTACTCCGGTATGTTAACTCCTTTCGAGCGCCAGTAGAAGTAGTAGCGGTGAACCCTCGCGAAGCTCATCCAATCAACGTCGATTCCAACGCCGAGGAGCTTCTCGTACTGCTGAGCCATTATGGGCTCTTTTCCAAGGAAATAAAGGGACTGATTGGCTGCAGGAGCAGCGGTGTGAGTAGGGGTCTGGTTTTTGATGATTCTCGTGTGCATACCCCACAACACGAGGAGGAGCAGGACGAGCGCGAGACCGAGCCTCTTCATGAGGAAAAGGACGAGCTGGAACAGTTAAGCCTTTTGGTTCAACTATGGGTCAGAGATGTTCTCGGGGTTAAACGCTCTGAAATTAAACCCAATTGATACCTCAAGAAAGAGTTACGAACCTTGGTCAAACTTCGCCTGCGCGAAGTTTGCTAGAATGGTGCCGGGGCGGGGCTTTGAACCCCGGACCTCTCGGTTTCTCAGGCTCCCCCGAAGGGGAGCGGCCCTATGAGCCGAGCGCTCTGACCAGGCTAAGCTACCCCGGCACTGCCCGAGCGCTCGACCTATACCTTTCGGAGGAGCTTTTTAAATCTTTCGATGCCCTAAAGCCTGAAAAGACCGAGGATCCAGAGGCCTATCGCGATGAGCAAAAGCCCGGCAACAACCGAGAGCTCGGCGGAGTGCCTCACCATGGCCCTCGAGAACTCCTTGCTCTCCCTTAAGCTTCCCATCGCGAACAGTATCGTGAGCAGGGGAAGGATGAATATGAGGTTGTAGAGAGCCAGGAGGAGGAACACCATCGCGGTCGAGGCCCTGGCTATAACGGCCGCGTAGACGAGGTAGGGTCCGGCGGAGCACGGAAGTAGGGTTGTTGAAACGCTTATTCCGAGTATGAGCGCCCCTATGACCGTTGTCTCGGCCGAGAACATCTTCCTGCGGAGGGCCCTTTTGTCACCGGTCCTCGAACGCTCGGCCAGGCCGGTGAGAATCGTGTAGAGGCCAAAGGCTATTGCGAAGTAGCCGGCCCACCTCAGGGGAATTCTGCCGGCTATGAGCGTTAGGCCCAGCCCGAGGGTGTAGTAGGAGATGTAAACAGCGACGACGAAGGAGAGACCGACGATGTAGAGCCTCTTCTTGTCAACTCCCTTCACCGAGAGCGCGATGAGGAAGAGCGTGTAAACCGCGAAGGTGCAGGGGTTCACCGAGTCCGTCAGGGCCAGCGTCAGGAACTGCGGTATGAAGTAGGACATGCCCAGCAGGGAGAGAACGGCCGCGCTTATCCCGAAGGACAGGAGAATTATCAGGAGCAGGTACCTGAACTCCCTCTGGTGCAGGATTTTCTCCGACATGATACCGGCTAAGGGCCGGCGGATATTAGGTTTTCCTAAACCGATGGTTCTCAACCTTGGGAGCGGAGGCTTTAACCTAAGGTTTGGGAAACCCATAAAATCTGGCCGGCGGAGAATCAAACGGTGGGATCATGATCATCTCGAAACCCTGCGTCACGATGAAGGGCGTCGTTATAGGGGCCTACTCGTGGGAGAAGAGGATAAAGCTCGACCTGACGAAAACGGCCCAGTGTTTGAAGGGGCGGGGCTACACGGTAAAAAAGCTCCTGCCCGGAATGATGCTAATCCTGGAGATGGAGGGCTACGAGGTCAGCGTTTACCCGAGCGGGAAGATAATCGTCAAACTCTTGGAGGATGCGAAGAAAGGTGAGGAAATCGCGAGGATTGTTTACGACTGCGCCGGGGTTCTGGAGGTGGTATCGTGAGGATTCCGGAGGATGTTAGGAAGGACATACCGCTGACGGGCGAGGTTATCTACTTCGACAACACGGCAACCTCGTTAACGCCGAAGCCGGTCGTTGAGGCCATGGACGAGTACTACCTCAGATACCGCGCCAACGTCCACCGCGGTGTGCACAGGCTCTCCCAGATGGCGACGCACAAGTACGAGGAGAGCAGGAAAGTGGTTGCAGACTTCATCAACGCGAAGTTCGAGGAGATAGCGTTCACCAAGAACACGAGCGAGAGCCTCAACCTTGTCGCCCTCGGCCTTGAGGACGTCTTCAAGCCGGGGGACAAGATAGTCACGACCCCGTACGAGCACCACTCGGATTTACTTCCCTGGCAGAGGTTGGCTAAAAAGCTCAACCTCAGGCTCGAGTTCATTGACGGGGACGACGAGGGCAACCTCGATTTGAGCGATGCGGAAAAGAAGATTAAGGGAGCCAAGCTCGTCGCGGTTCAGCACGTTTCAAATGCGCTCGGTGTTATCCACGAGGTCGAGGAGCTCGGAAAGATGGCAGAGGAGGAAGGAGCGATATTCGTCGTCGATGCGGCACAGAGCGCCGGGCACATGGAGGTTGACGTTAGGAAACTACACGCGGACTTCCTGGCCTTTTCCGGCCACAAGGGGCCGATGGGACCGACGGGAATAGGCGTCCTTTACATTAACGAGGAGTTCTTTGACGTCTTCGAGCCGCCGCTAATCGGCGGTGGGACGATTGAGGACGTTGATTTGGATTCCTACAAGCTGACCGAGCCACCGGAGCGGTTCGAGGCCGGAACACCGAACATAGGCGGTGCGATAGGACTGGCTGCAGGAATAAGGTACATTGAGAGGATTGGGTTAGACAGAATCGAGAGGCAGGAGAGGAAGCTCGTTAAGCGCACTACGGAAGGCCTTGACGAGCTTGAGATTCCCTGGTACGGGCCGAGAAACCTCAAAAAGCACGCCGGAGTGGTTAGCTTCAACGTCCCGCCGCTTCACCCGCACGACGTCGCGGCGATACTCGACGAGAACAACATAATGGTTCGCTCCGGTCACCACTGCGCCCTGCCGGTGATGAAAAAGCTGGGGATAAACGGAACGGTGAGGGCTTCGTTCCACGTCTACAACAGCCTTGAGGAGGTCGAGACGTTCCTCGGCGTTCTTGAGGAGCTGGTTAAGGGGCTGAGGGCCTAAAAGGGCACCTCCCCCCACTCCACGTTTATCGTCTCGGGCGTGCGGTATACGAAGGCTCCCTCGTCCTTCTGAACGTACCTCCTCATCGGACCCGGAGGAACGCCGTTGGCCTCGTAGATAACGCTCTGAGTGTCCGGCTCGTGGTACAGGACGAGGGTCGGCCCGGACAGGTTCATTATGGAATCGACGACGTAGTTCGTTCCCAGAACGGTTACGCGGCCCCTCAGCGGTTTCGTTATCAGGGGGACCGCCGCGCTCCCTATCTCGGTGTATGCGAGAACGGCGGCGTCATTTACGGCGACGACAGTTTTTCTCCTGTGCCTCACCACCGCGCTGACTATGAGGAAGGCCAGACTCGCCACCGTTATGCTGTACGCCCCTCCAAGATCGACGAGGACGTTCCTCCCGAACTCAGGCGCATCCCCCGAAAACAGAGCCTCGTCGAGGGGAGTGTAACTTTCGGCAATTACCTCGGCGTATTTCTCGCCGGAGGAGAGTGCCTCTGGAACGCTCCTGACCTTTCCCCGCATGAAATCGGCGTAGAGCCTCTCGGTCAGAACCCTGTCCAGACCGTAAGCCGTCTGAACTATCGTGGCGGCGGTGTAGCCATCGAGTACTCCCCGGGATGCGAGGGTTATGGGATCCAGTCCGGCCGGTGAGCCGTCCCGAACCTCGATTATGGTATCAAATCCCTCCCGGGGAAAGCTTCCTTCGGTGTCGAAGACGATGGTCCCGTAGTCCAGCTTTCTGTATGCCGAAACAACGTACTCCAGTGCTTTCGCCGGCCAGTCATCCATACCGAAAACCTTCAGCGTTCTGCCGTGGAAAACCGGGTCGTAGAAAACCGGCTCCTCGGCATCGATAATCTTTATCGCGATTCGGCTGTGCTTCATGAAAACCACCGGAAGAAATAGGGCGAGGTACTATAAACGGCTTCCGCTCAGGCCACCTTCACGAGCTTCTCCATCCAGGGACTCACGCGGACCCGCAGGTAGCCCCTGAACTTCCCATCAACCTCCGGGTCACCGGTGTAAACGCGAATCGGACCGGTCAGCTTGTCCGGCGTTGCAACGACGATTACGTTCTCCCTCGGAATTCTCCTGAGGACTTCGGCCGAGAACTGCTGGTTGCCCCTGCCGAAGAGGAAGTTGGCCCCCCCAACGACGGTGACGACCACTCTGGGATTTCTATCGACGAACCGGAGCAGGTCTTTCTCCGTCGCGTCCTTGACGAGGAGCTTGGCCTTGCCGTCCTTCACCTCAACGATATCGACGCCGAGGAGCGTCCCGTCTATGCCGAGATTGTCCTTTATCCTCTTCACCGTCGAGCCCGAGCCGAGGAAATAAATCCCCTCGCTTTCAAGGATTTCCTCAGCCAGAGCCTCCGCCAGGGTCTCAAGCTCCTCGCTCTCGTCGGCCTTGATAGCTTCCTTGCTCCCCTGCACGAGGTTCTCGACGACTGGAACGAGGGCCTTTCCGTAGGTTTTAGCTCTAATCTCGTCCCTTCTGAAAGCCTCTTCGTCGATGTCCCTGATTTCTCTCTCCTCGAGTTTAGCTTCCCCGCGCAGGAACCTAACGAGGACTTCCGCGGCCTTCTCCGGCGAAACCGCGAAGACGCCGGAGTACATCTTGACCCCGGTTGGAATCCCGAGGATTGGAACCTTCCTACCGACCACGCTGACGATGTCGCGGGCGGTTCCGTCGCCGCCGGCGAAGACTATGAGCTTAACTTTATCGGCCATCTCTCGGGCGAGCCTCCTGGTGTGCTCCGAGCTCGTGTCAGGAATCCTAACGCCGTTGATCTCGCGGTGGTGGAACTCGAGGGGAATAACCTCAAAGCGGAAGCCGAACTCCCGAAGGTAGTCCTCGCCGAGCGGGCCGGGGCCGGTGAGGAAGGTTATCGAGCGGGCCTCGGGATAGTGGGACAGCTCCTTCAAAAAGAGCCTGACGAGGTCCGGAGAAACCGGCCTGGCACCCCGCCTGATGGCCTCCTCAACCACCCCATCGGTGCCCTTGAGGGCCACTCGCCCGCCCATTCCGGCTATGGGGTTCACTATTAGCCCTATCACGCTCTCACCTCATGTACTTCCTCGCGAACACCGTCAGGAAGACCGCCCACATGAACATTCCGAAGAGGGCCTCTATTGAGGCTATTACCCTGCCGACGCCTATCGGGTGGTAGTCGCCGTAGCCGAGGGTCGTCGCCGTGACGACGCTGAAGTACTCGTAATCGAGGAGGGTCATTCTGCTGGATAGGCCCTGGACGCTTCCAGTCGCGAGGAAGAGGATCGGAAAGAGGACGTTGACCGCGAACAGCCATATCATGATCGGTCTCTTCCAGTCCGTTCCGTACTTGCAGGTTAGATCCGCGAAGAGCCACTCGAAGAGTATCTCCATCTTTCTGAGGAGCTTTTTCCATCCCCTTCTTCTCGCGGAGGCCCTTATCTTCCTCTTGGCGAGCATTTCAAGGTAGTAGTACTCGTCGGCCTTTTCAAAGTCCCCGCTCCTTTCCCAGCTCGTTCTGGCCAGGCGGTAGAAGACCTCCTCGGCGTAGGGACTGTTGAAGGAGCACTCCTCCACGATGACGAAGCCCTCAACGTTGAGCTCCAGCGGCAGGGTCGGCAGGACGGTAAGGTTCCATGTCGGCGAGACCACCACCGTTGACCTGCGCAGGATGAAGTTGCTCTCGATGCGGACGTGAACGAACTCAGGCGAGAGCAGCCTGCTCTGTCTCACCTCAACGTGGCCAAAGACCTCGAGGTTCTCAAGGGTCAGCCTGCCCGAGAAGCCCCTAACGGTAAGCCTGACCTGCCTCTTGAACCTCGGGGCTGTGTCGAAGCTTATGTCCCTCAGAACCAGCTCCCTCGCCCTGACCATCCGGGCCTTGCCCTCTGAGACGCTGACGCCGTGCTCCTCCAGGATCTTCCTGAGGAGGGGATAGCGGGTGTTTATGCCGATCTTCCTCACGTTCTCAAGGCCTGAAACCTCTATAACTCCGAGGATCTCCTTTTTCTCCCCGTATGCCGCTTCCTCGCCTTCCTCCCCACCGC belongs to Thermococcus sp. AM4 and includes:
- a CDS encoding nucleotidyltransferase domain-containing protein, producing the protein MRRLKNPEKIPYWEEIQRYVQDVVRAINPKLILLYGSISRGTFGIGSDVDLLIIADNLPKNPNERLKLLYSLDRTKAPLDPKAYTPSEALKMLRKGHPLLMDALEDGIILYADEDYFRELVKAFQLAKRRYQRFERGWIRMEG
- a CDS encoding DUF5658 family protein, yielding MKGKVYLLAFVALALIDALTTWFGVRMGFVEANGIIAERLRNPVLFFGSYALFTALGAGVIVVSIRLERLSPAFRLVVIGMIILKAVPAVNNLLLLAGISRSSVLLTTAEPLLRAPYAANLP
- a CDS encoding DEAD/DEAH box helicase, whose product is MSYLRRDLIEPRVYQEVIYARCKERNCLVVLPTGLGKTLIAMLIADYRLSKYGGKVLFLAPTKPLAMQHAESFRKLFNLPPEKINVLTGELSPDKRAELWRKSVVITATPQTIENDLLTGRISLEDVVLLVVDEAHRAVGNYAYVFIAKEYLKTAKHPLVLGLTASPGSDEEKIREIVGNLGIERIEIRTENSPDVKPYVQRIAFDWVKVELPGIYKDVRKILREMLKDSLKPLADAGLVSSSSPDISKREVLQAGSKINQAMAKGDYSIGYLKKHQAKAMKLHHAIELLETQGLTALRSYLKKLREDRSKSGRELMEDPRMRKVTYLLVQAKELGLDHPKMEKLKELIRKQLQKKPDSKIIVFTNYRDTGKKIVEELQEMGISAERFIGQASRGRDRGMSQREQKEVLDRFSRGEFNVLVATSVGEEGLDVPEVDLVVFYEPVPSAIRSIQRRGRTGRHRPGKVVILMAKGTRDEAYYWSSRRKEKGMFEAIRKVARELESLERESKGRERVEVGKGKITSLDAFLKVGRSKKAGSEKEKEPEKKAESKAPQVQDEKKEKSKSGEIPVKPIFVRKPKGIVVYVDSRELRSGVPKILKELGAEIEVKTLDVADYVVSEEVGIERKSANDFIQSIIDGRLFDQVERLKRAYEKPVIIIEGELYGIRNVHPNAIRGAIASVTVDWGVPVLFSSGKEETASFIYLLAKREQEERKKEVRLRGEKKALTLAERQRLIVEGLPNVSSTLAKRLLKHFGNVERVFTATEEELKEVEGIGPKKAREIRKVITAPYVEDEG
- a CDS encoding cytochrome c biogenesis CcdA family protein, translated to MSEKILHQREFRYLLLIILLSFGISAAVLSLLGMSYFIPQFLTLALTDSVNPCTFAVYTLFLIALSVKGVDKKRLYIVGLSFVVAVYISYYTLGLGLTLIAGRIPLRWAGYFAIAFGLYTILTGLAERSRTGDKRALRRKMFSAETTVIGALILGISVSTTLLPCSAGPYLVYAAVIARASTAMVFLLLALYNLIFILPLLTILFAMGSLRESKEFSRAMVRHSAELSVVAGLLLIAIGLWILGLFRL
- a CDS encoding HEPN domain-containing protein, giving the protein MFDEEEYRRWMDQAEYTLRSAENDMRAGFYSWACFKAQQAGEYAVKALLYGMGVMAYGHSIKKLLDVLSQKIEVPSELFNRARLLDRHYIPPRYPDAYIEGSPYEYYGENDAREAINSAREIIEFIRRIAHEKIEKS
- a CDS encoding glycoside hydrolase family 5 protein; protein product: MKRLGLALVLLLLVLWGMHTRIIKNQTPTHTAAPAANQSLYFLGKEPIMAQQYEKLLGVGIDVDWMSFARVHRYYFYWRSKGVNIPEYFKKAGFSNVRIRVEADVVNNRTALIQLGEIVNDTLSAGLIPIITYTAPELRNDPTSEKAQEHFVLWWKTVAEYFRGTSYLLSYDLLIESSGPIKSYPDVLNKVYAQTIAEIRKIDPYRLVFVTPARVSSPFYLKYLNVTNDGYTLAEWHIYAGGPKHCTYNMTLIESAINASLAWSKKTGIPTWVGAWRPFWFSKKDKSVQCPIQADEDFGKVMASALWSAGIPYDINADTWFFNIENLTWYRDRLPVLRAVLHPSSST
- a CDS encoding ScpA family protein, yielding MESRFETEITPVDILLQLVKMGKVDPWNIDIVDLTEKYIKMLREMRELDLRVSARAILAASILVRMKTEALLSEDEEEEEEKGEERIRVEVEPLAPPIRRSERYYTFDDLIEALMDALEEAERRKPRKRKKENIEEQVFVVDDFRVDIEKHVHRLHGIVVKLYRETGKPIRFWDLVFDPSPKIVARTFLYLLFLSNMGKVELIQEEPFGEILVLPLDQDRSRPA
- a CDS encoding type II toxin-antitoxin system RelE/ParE family toxin, whose protein sequence is MWKVLVSERFYKDLEKALKGLSEEETRNILQKLDELAEELHITPYPAHKFVFWRSLEGMKAVTKGFKKSWQIGCVWGS